In the genome of Polaromonas vacuolata, the window AGACAGCATTAACCGCGAACGCCGGGAGATAGAAACCGGCATGCGCGAACAAGCCCAACTCGCGGCCGACCAGATGATTGATATGGACGACCAACCGCCGCCAGCCATCGCCATTTTTGATCCGGATTTTCATGAAGGCGTGGTCGGCATTGTGGCCTCCCGCATCAAAGACAAACTGCACCGCCCAACCTTTGTTTTTGCCGCCAGCAAAGCCCCCGGCAAAGAGCATGAACTCAAAGGCTCAGGTCGCTCGATCCCAGGCTTTCATCTGCGCGACGCGTTAGACCTAGTGGCCAAGCGCCAACCCGGCGTGCTGCTGCGCTTTGGCGGCCATGCTATGGCGGCTGGCTGCACCATCAGCGAAGAAAATTTCGAATTATTTGAAAGTACTCTCCAGCAAGTCGCCAACGAGTGGCTGGACAGCGCCACCTTAACCCGGCGCTTGGAAACGGATGGCCCGTTAGCCCCCGAGTACCGACGCATCGATGTGGTCGACACCTTGCATCAATCAGTCTGGGGCCAAGGCTTTGCAGCGCCCACCTTTAGCGAAGAAGTCGAGGTAGTCTCTCAGCGGCTGATCAATGACAAGCATTTGCTACTAAAACTCAAGCACCAAGGTCAGCCAATTGACGGCATCTGGTTTGGTCGTACCGAGGCCTTGCCAGAACGAGTTACGCTGGCCTTTCAGCTCGATGCGGATGAATACCGGGGCGAGCGCAAAGTGCGGTTTTTAGTCCAGGCGGCGCAGGATTAAAACCGCTAAAGCATAGCCTTCAAGCAAGGTGCGTGTAGGTGCGTGTAGCTGCGCTTACGGCTAGTTTTTCAGCGCAGCAGCCTGTGCAGCCAAAGATCGACTCGACCGCTTGGCAGGCCATAGCAACAGCAGCAATCTAGGAATAAAAAAAAGTTGAACCAAAAGCCTAAAATAACTGTGTGAGTTCTTACAACATCCTACCCAGCCTCTCCTCCCCCACCGGCAATCTGCCTGCGAGTGTGAGCCAATCCCAAGCACGCGGCATTCTTAACGCCGACTTGCATTGCCACTCAATAGTCTCAGACGGCACCATGACACCCGAAGCCTTGGCAGAACGCGCCAAAGCCGAAGGCGTCGAGCTTTGGGCACTCACAGACCATGACGAAATTGGCGGCCAGCACCGCGCTATGGCGGCTGCCAAAGCAAACGGTATGCGCTACCTGACCGGCACCGAAATATCGGTCACCTTTGCGGGCGAAACCGTCCACATCGTCGGTTTGGGTTTTGACCCTGATGATGCGGCGTTAACACTAGGCCTTAAGCAAACCCGAGGCGGTAGAAGTCAGCGGGCCATGGAAATGGCTGAGGGCTTGGCTAAGGTTGGAATCCAAGGCGCTTTTGAAGGTGCGCTTAAATTTGTCAGCAACCCCGAGTTGATCTCGCGCACCCACTTCGCGCGGTTTTTGGTCGAGTCCGGCGTTTGCAAAGAAACGCATGAAGTCTTTCGCAAATACCTCACCGAAGGAAAACCAGGCTATGTGCCGCACCGCTGGGCCAGTTTGCGTGATGCCGTGCATTGGATTACCGAGGCCAAGGGTATGGCAGTTATTGCTCACCCAGCGCGCTACAAATTCACCGCCAACGAAGAATATGCGCTGTTTTCTGAATTCAAAGCCCATGGCGGACTTGGCGTTGAAGTTGTCACCGGCAGCCACAGCGCACTGGAGTATGTGCGCTATGCAGCAACGGCCCAAGAGTTCGGCCTAGCCGCTTCACGCGGCAGCGATTTTCACTGCCCTGTTGAGAGCCACACCAATTTAGGCGGCCTGCCATTTCTACCGGGTGCGCTAACGCCGGTCTGGGAACTGCTTGCGGACCGCATTCAGTGAGTAAGCTGCCCAAGGCACTGATCACCTTGTCCCCGGGCAGACAAAGCAGTGTTCTGGGCGGTATTGGTCTGGTGATTGCGGCAGTGGCCTGTTTTGCATCTTTAGACACCGTCACCAAACACGTCAGCACCAGCGTTCCTTTGTTCATGGCCGTCTGGTTTCGCTATGCGTTTCAAGCCATCGCCACTACTGTGGCGGTTTTGCCGACCCGCGGCTGGTCAGTGCTGCGGACTGTGCACCCACGGTTTCATATGCTGCGCGGCGTGCTGCTTTTGATGAGTAGCGTTTTTGCATTTTTAAGCTTGCGCTACATGCCGGTCGGCGAGTTCACCGCGATTGTGATGATCACGCCGCTAGTCATCACACTGCTGGCATCAACCACTTTGCACGAGAAAGTCTCCACCCTGCGCTGGGTTCTGGTGTGCGGCGGCTTTACCGGCACCATGGTCATCATCCGACCGGGCGGCGAGGCGTTTAACTGGGCTAGCTTGCTGCCGCTGGGATTGGTGGTGAGCAATTCTTGGTTTCAAGTGCTCACCAGCAAGCTGGCCAGAACCGAAGACCCCTTCACCATGCACCTTTATACCGGCTGGGGCGGCACCTTGTTAGCGTCCTTCGCCCTGCCCTTTGTCTGGGTCACATTAGATGCTTGGACGCTTTGGGCTGGGATGATTTTGATGGGCTTACTGGGCACTGTGGGTCACTTTTTGTTAATACTGGCTTACCAGCGCGCGCCAGCGGCAACACTCACGCCTTTTTTGTATACGCAAATTGGCTTTGCCATGTTGGGCGGCTGGTTGGTTTTTTCGCATGTTCCAGACCGCTTTTCGCTCACCGGCATTTGTATGATTGCCGTTTGCGGCGCAGCCGGCGCTTGGCTAGCGGTGCGCGAAGGCCGGGTTCCCATACAAGCGGCAGAGACATGACAGTGCACAGCACCTGCAAATTAAATATCCAACAGAGTTAACCACCATGGCACAGTTTTTTGAAGTTCACCCCGACAACCCACAGCTACGGCTTTTAAAGCAAGCTGTAGCGCTGATTGAGCGCGGCGGTATTGCAGCCGTACCAACCGACTCGAGTTATGCGTTGGTCTGCCATTTAGACGACAAGACAGCCGCCGACAACCTGCGCCGAATACGCGGCGTTGACGACAAACACCACCTCACTTTGCTGTGCCGCGATCTAAGCGAGCTGGCCAATTACGCGCGTGTCGACAATCAACAGTACCGACTGATTAAGGCCGCCACGCCCGGCCCTTACACCTTTATTCTTGACGCCAGCAAAGAAGTACCGCGCCGCCTCAGCCACCCTTCTCGAAAAACGATTGGCTTGCGTGTGCCCGAACACAAAACTTTGCAAGCGCTGCTTGAGTTGCTGGGCGCACCACTGCTGGCCACTACACTGATACCGCGTGGGCAGACAGAGCCGCTCAACGATGCAGAGCAAATACGCGCACTAATGGAACATGAACTGGCCGCCGTCGTTGATGCCGGCGCCTGCTTTCAACAACCCACCACAGTCATAGACCTCACCGCCATGCGTGAGGGCGGCGATGCCGTACTGATCCGCTTGGGCCGCGGCAAGGTATCGACAATGGGTTTGTAAGCCGGCACATCTCAAGCATTGCCGCGCAACCAAGAGTTGCGCTGCATGGTCTGAATGATTAAACGCTGCTTGATTTACTTTTTTTTCTGCCGAATTTTCTGCTTGTAATCTGCCTGCATTTGCAGGCAATATGCGGAAAAAGGCCTAAACACACTGCTGCTGTATTGACTTGGCAGCAGGATTCTTAAATTTAACCCATCGAGAAAACACAGCATGGATATTGCAAACCTGATTCAAACTGTTGCGATCTACGCATTGCCAGTTCTGTTCGCCATTACCTTGCACGAGGCGGCGCACGGCTACGCGGCGCGCCACTTTGGCGACAATACCGCCTATGTAATGGGCAGGATCACTCTGAATCCACTCAAGCACATAGACCCGATAGGCACTATCGCCATGCCATTGATGCTTTATTTCGCAACATCTGGCGCCTTTCTGTTTGGCTATGCGAAACCGGTTCCGGTCAATTTCGGTAAGTTGCGCAATCCCAAGCGCGACATGGTCTGGGTCGCACTTGCGGGGCCGGCATCGAATTTTGCACAAGCTCTTTTTTGGGCCTTGGCGCTGGTTTTCTACGCCGCTTTCGGTGTGTCAGAAACCTTTTTTATAAAAATGGCACAGGCCGGCATATTGGTTAATTTAGTTATGTGGGCCTTTAACCTCTTCCCACTGCCCCCGCTAGACGGCGGTCGCATACTGGTTGGCCTTCTACCTTGGAAGCAGGCCCAATTAGTTTCGCGTGTCGAGCCTTGGGGCTTTTTCATCGTCATGGGACTGGTGCTAACCGGCATAGTCGGCAAGCTCTGGTTAGCTCCATTGATTTCCATCTCTATGGGGCTGATTGCTGCCCTGATCAATCCCTTATTTGCACTCGTTCGTTAAACCTGCCAGCCATGACCCAATCCCTACCCGTGACCACCCAACGCTTTCTAACCGGTATCACCACTACTGGTACGCCCCATCTGGGCAACTTTGTGGGCTCTATTAGGCCTTCTGTTGCGGCCAGCCAAGGCGAGAATGCGGAGAGTTTTTACTTTCTAGCCGACTACCACGCCCTGATCAAATGCGGCGACCCAGCGCGTATTCAGCAATCCACGCTGGAGATAGCGGCAAGCTGGCTGGCCGCTGGGCTGGATCCAGAGCGGGTGATTTTCTACCGCCAATCCGATGTTCCAGAAATTACAGAATTAACTTGGCTGCTGACCTGTGTGACGGGTAAAGGCATGCTTAACCGTGCCCATGCCTACAAAGCTTCAGTCGATAAAAATACCGCTGCTGGCAACGATGCTGAGACGGACATAACGGCCGGTCTTTTTATGTACCCGGTACTCATGGCGGCTGATATTTTGATGTTCAAAGCACACAAGGTGCCAGTTGGCCGAGATCAGGTTCAACACATAGAAATGGCACGTGACATTGCTCAGCGCTTTAACCACCTCTACGGCGAACACCTGACGCTGCCAGAGGCCATGATTGAGGAATCAGTCTCCACTTTGCCAGGCCTTGATGGCCGCAAGATGAGTAAGAGCTACGACAACACCATACCGGTGTTCGCGTCTCAAGCCGAGCTAAAAAAACTCATCGCCGCCATCGTTACCGATTCGCTAGCGCCGGGGCAAGCAAAACAAACCGAAGGCTCGGCACTGTTTCAGATCTACCAAGCTTTTGCCAGCCCAGCAGAGACTGAGCTGCTGCGCCAAGCCTATGCCAATGGCATGGGGTGGGGTGATATTAAAGCGCTGCTATTTGAGCGACTAGACCGCGATATAGCGCCCATGCGAGAGCAATACCAAAAGCTGATGCGTGAACCAGAAAAAATTGAAGCCATATTGCTCGCAGGTGCAGTCAAAGCCCGTGCTCTTGCTGTGCCACTACTGAGCGAGTTGCGGCACGCAGTCGGTTTACGCAAACTCGAACAACTAACGCCAGTCGTCACCAAGTCAAAAAGTGTAAAAGCTAATAACTATGGCTTCAAGCAATACCGCGAAAGCGATGGCCAGTTTTATTTCAAATTAATCAGTAAGACCGGCAAACTTTTATTGCAAAGTCACGGATTTGACTCACCCAGAGAAGCGGCGCAAGTCATTGCCCGAATCCAAGCAGAGGGTAGCGCCGTATTAGGTGAGATAAAAGACAAATTACATCCATTAGAAAACGTTGAAATTAATGAGATTAATTCTGAAATTAATTAATTCAGTATTCTTTTTAATTAAAAATACGAAATTACTATAAATTCTCGCTTTAGACGTATTTTTTACTTTCGCGGATTCAAGTCTGAAGTGCAACTTTGAAATTAACCGTACGGGTGGGTGAGATGTGAGAGCATCCAAGCTTCCCGACTACCAAGTCAAAGTTGACCAGAATGATTTACACACACCTCACCCGTGACGAACGTTACCAGATTGCAATCCTCGTCAAAGCAAACTTCAATCAAAGTGAAATTGCAAAAATGATGGACCGTGATAAATCGAGCATCAGCCGTGAGTTGCGTCGTAACCGCGGTCTACGAGGCTATCGCCCTAAGCAGGCAAATGACAAAGCCCAAGAACGTAGACTTGCCTGCGCCAATAGTCCTAGAGTTGCTGACTCGACATGGGCTGTAGTGGAGGAAAAGTTGGCTGAGGCTTGGAGCCCCGAGCAAATCAGCGGCCACCTCGAAGCTAGCCACCAACCCGGTGTTAGCTATGAGAGCATTTACCAGTACATCTACGCTGACAAACGCGCGGGCGGCACCTTGCATAAAACACTGCGTTGCCAGAAGACGCGAAAAAAACGCAGCAGTGGCCGTGAACGGCGCGGCACCATCTCTCACCAGGTCTCAATAGAACTGCGACCCGACATCGTGCTTGAGCGTGCGCGCTTTGGCGACTGGGAGGCTGATCTGGTGATTGGTGCCGGGCAGAAGCAAGCACTAGTGACGATTAATGAGCGTGTCTCTCGCTATTCAATAATTTTCCACGTGCCATTCAAAACAGCGCAAGCCGTAGGGGACGCGTTAATCACTTTACTCAAACCGTTCGCTCATTGCGTGCACACTCTCACGACTGATAACGGCAAGGAATTTTCTCAGCATGAACGAATAGCTTCTGCGCTGAGTGCAGATTTCTTTTTCGCCCATCCATACGCCTCGTGGGAGCGTGGGGCGAACGAGAATATGAACGGTTTGATTCGCCAGTTTTTCCCAAAGGGGATGCGCTTTAATTGCATCACCGACGATGACATTGCTTTAGCGATGCACAGGCTCAATCATCGTCCTAGAAAATGTTTAGGGTATCGAACGCCGCATCAGGTTTTTATGGAACAGTTAGAGTCCTATCAGCATACGGTTGCACTTCAAGCTTGAATCCGCCTTTTAATTGATTGGCATAATCATAAACTTATATTTATGGTCTAAAAAGCGCCAATTCAAGAATATAAAATATCAAACTAAACATATAATTAGTAACAATTAATTAATTAATAACGTTTTTTCACAGATTAAGGAAATTTGGCGCGTTGAAGTTGAAAAAAAATAATATTTTTAATATTTCAACTGTTCTTAAATTAAGTTACACGGTTATGCTTGCGATTTGTTTAATAGTACGACTCACATCATGAGCATTTTTGTCATTGACGCCCACCCCTTAATGCGTGAAGCCGTAGCCGGGCTTATACGACGTGTAAACCCAAAAGCCAGCGTAATAGGCCTTTCTGCGCTTGATGCTTTGCCCTCTTCAACAGAGCTAGAACGACCGGAGATGATCTGCCTAGAACTAAAAACACCGGACAGTTATGGAATTGAAGGCATTAAGCAACTCAAGACTCAATTTCCGGACGTCCCGGTGGTTGTTTTGTCTTCGTGCTACGAATGCAGGGATCAATCTATTGGAGCAGGTGCCGACGCATTTTTAAACAAATCTGCAGAGCATGCAGAAATTGCAAATGTGTTGCGGAGCTTTTTGCTCGATGATTCAGACGCTGACAGTGAAATTGGACAGCCTGTCAAAAAGCTCTCCAAGCGTCAAAAACAATTGCTCATTTTGCTAGACAAAGGCATGAGCAATAGAGACATCGCCGAAAACCTCGAAATCAGCGAACACACAGTTAAAGTTCATCTTTGGCGGCTATTTAGGCGCTTAAATGTTAAAAGTCGGTCGCAAGCTAGTCATCTAGCGCGCGTACAAGGCTTGTTTTAAGTTCATCAATGTTTGCCATAGCGCTATTTTTTAGCGCATGGCCTCATCAGTTTTAACAATCATTTGCCGCCATACATGTCGGCATTTTTTTCGTCTGCCACTTTCTTTGAGCCATGTCGGGTATGTGTTTTAGCCCAGTCAGAAAACAAAAAACCAGCACTAGGCTGGTTTTTTTGAAAGCAATAGCGATTAACCGTTAATGCTTGGTGTTGGAGGAAGAGGTGGGATTCGAACCCACGGTACCTTACGGTACGCCTGATTTCGAATCAGGTACATTCGGCCACTCTGCCACTCTTCCACTCTTACGGGTGCTGTTTCAAGCACTGACTAATCGTCTGTACGAAAAGCCGTAAGGCATTCTAGCAGGCTAAACAATGCGAAAACGTCAAGATTGGCGTAGTTCTGTCATGCCGCCCATATAAGGGTGAAGCACTGCCGGGATTTCAACGCTGCCGTCTTCACGCTGGTAGTTCTCCAACAGAGCCACAAGTGTGCGGCCAACGGCTAAACCAGAGCCATTAAGGGTGTGGACGAACTCGTTTTTGCCCTGAGCGTTCTTAAAACGCGCTTGCAAACGCCTGGCCTGAAAGGCTTCGCAGTTAGAAATCGAACTAATTTCACGATAAGCTTTTTGCGCCGGCAGCCAGACTTCTAAGTCATAAGTCTTGGTCGCACCAAAACCCATGTCAGCGGTACACAGCAACATCACCCGGTAAGGCAGGCCGAGTTTTTGCAAAATCGCCTCAGCATGGCCAGTCATATTTTCCAGCGCTTCGTAGCTGGTGTCGGGATGCACAATTTGCACCATCTCAACTTTGTCAAACTGGTGCTGGCGAATCATGCCGCGGGTGTCACGCCCATAGCTGCCGGCTTCAGAGCGAAAGCATGGGGTGTGGGCGGTCAGCATCATAGGCAGTGCAGACTCAGCGAGTATTTCGTCGCGCACAAAATTAGTCAGGGGTACTTCAGACGTTGGAATCAGGTAGAGCGCAGCGTTTTCTGCCGCACCTTCTTGCCCCCCCTTTTTGGCGGCAAACAAGTCTTCTT includes:
- a CDS encoding DMT family transporter, with the protein product MPKALITLSPGRQSSVLGGIGLVIAAVACFASLDTVTKHVSTSVPLFMAVWFRYAFQAIATTVAVLPTRGWSVLRTVHPRFHMLRGVLLLMSSVFAFLSLRYMPVGEFTAIVMITPLVITLLASTTLHEKVSTLRWVLVCGGFTGTMVIIRPGGEAFNWASLLPLGLVVSNSWFQVLTSKLARTEDPFTMHLYTGWGGTLLASFALPFVWVTLDAWTLWAGMILMGLLGTVGHFLLILAYQRAPAATLTPFLYTQIGFAMLGGWLVFSHVPDRFSLTGICMIAVCGAAGAWLAVREGRVPIQAAET
- a CDS encoding site-2 protease family protein, giving the protein MDIANLIQTVAIYALPVLFAITLHEAAHGYAARHFGDNTAYVMGRITLNPLKHIDPIGTIAMPLMLYFATSGAFLFGYAKPVPVNFGKLRNPKRDMVWVALAGPASNFAQALFWALALVFYAAFGVSETFFIKMAQAGILVNLVMWAFNLFPLPPLDGGRILVGLLPWKQAQLVSRVEPWGFFIVMGLVLTGIVGKLWLAPLISISMGLIAALINPLFALVR
- a CDS encoding 3',5'-nucleoside bisphosphate phosphatase; amino-acid sequence: MLNADLHCHSIVSDGTMTPEALAERAKAEGVELWALTDHDEIGGQHRAMAAAKANGMRYLTGTEISVTFAGETVHIVGLGFDPDDAALTLGLKQTRGGRSQRAMEMAEGLAKVGIQGAFEGALKFVSNPELISRTHFARFLVESGVCKETHEVFRKYLTEGKPGYVPHRWASLRDAVHWITEAKGMAVIAHPARYKFTANEEYALFSEFKAHGGLGVEVVTGSHSALEYVRYAATAQEFGLAASRGSDFHCPVESHTNLGGLPFLPGALTPVWELLADRIQ
- a CDS encoding L-threonylcarbamoyladenylate synthase encodes the protein MAQFFEVHPDNPQLRLLKQAVALIERGGIAAVPTDSSYALVCHLDDKTAADNLRRIRGVDDKHHLTLLCRDLSELANYARVDNQQYRLIKAATPGPYTFILDASKEVPRRLSHPSRKTIGLRVPEHKTLQALLELLGAPLLATTLIPRGQTEPLNDAEQIRALMEHELAAVVDAGACFQQPTTVIDLTAMREGGDAVLIRLGRGKVSTMGL
- a CDS encoding LuxR C-terminal-related transcriptional regulator, which produces MSIFVIDAHPLMREAVAGLIRRVNPKASVIGLSALDALPSSTELERPEMICLELKTPDSYGIEGIKQLKTQFPDVPVVVLSSCYECRDQSIGAGADAFLNKSAEHAEIANVLRSFLLDDSDADSEIGQPVKKLSKRQKQLLILLDKGMSNRDIAENLEISEHTVKVHLWRLFRRLNVKSRSQASHLARVQGLF
- a CDS encoding tryptophan--tRNA ligase, whose protein sequence is MTQSLPVTTQRFLTGITTTGTPHLGNFVGSIRPSVAASQGENAESFYFLADYHALIKCGDPARIQQSTLEIAASWLAAGLDPERVIFYRQSDVPEITELTWLLTCVTGKGMLNRAHAYKASVDKNTAAGNDAETDITAGLFMYPVLMAADILMFKAHKVPVGRDQVQHIEMARDIAQRFNHLYGEHLTLPEAMIEESVSTLPGLDGRKMSKSYDNTIPVFASQAELKKLIAAIVTDSLAPGQAKQTEGSALFQIYQAFASPAETELLRQAYANGMGWGDIKALLFERLDRDIAPMREQYQKLMREPEKIEAILLAGAVKARALAVPLLSELRHAVGLRKLEQLTPVVTKSKSVKANNYGFKQYRESDGQFYFKLISKTGKLLLQSHGFDSPREAAQVIARIQAEGSAVLGEIKDKLHPLENVEINEINSEIN
- a CDS encoding IS30 family transposase, which codes for MIYTHLTRDERYQIAILVKANFNQSEIAKMMDRDKSSISRELRRNRGLRGYRPKQANDKAQERRLACANSPRVADSTWAVVEEKLAEAWSPEQISGHLEASHQPGVSYESIYQYIYADKRAGGTLHKTLRCQKTRKKRSSGRERRGTISHQVSIELRPDIVLERARFGDWEADLVIGAGQKQALVTINERVSRYSIIFHVPFKTAQAVGDALITLLKPFAHCVHTLTTDNGKEFSQHERIASALSADFFFAHPYASWERGANENMNGLIRQFFPKGMRFNCITDDDIALAMHRLNHRPRKCLGYRTPHQVFMEQLESYQHTVALQA